A stretch of Allostreptomyces psammosilenae DNA encodes these proteins:
- a CDS encoding DUF4350 domain-containing protein, with protein MTTPAPTVTGATGPTAPAPTPSTTAPSGNGDGRRARTSTDPSGTDLWRRFRVPLLLVAGIVLVAVGGALLQDSDRAPLDPRSPAPEGTMALAELLRDRGVTVEVAESAIDAADALRPGSTLVVADPFLVFPEQAELLRQAGAGTTGRLVLLEPDDYSLPVFTDEISAGFDYHDTQDLQPECELTAARSAGALSAGGYGYTTTADGADACYPLGGADASWLLRVPTDADSAPGLPQASAETAGDGTVLAAAPTPPRAPGDAPEGDLVVLGSSAPLTNDALDEAGNAALALNVLGGGDRVVWYMPQLSELTEYTGGQGQEGFFSLLPAGWRWGLVQLGVAVLLLALWRARRLGPVVTEQLPAVVRAAEATEGRARLYERAHAGDRAADALRRSARHRLAPMLRIGGTQADDPTVVVPAVSGRTTGRHPGQVHDLLFGPPPTDPKALVRLADELDALVREVRSS; from the coding sequence GTGACCACACCCGCCCCCACCGTCACCGGCGCGACCGGGCCCACCGCCCCCGCGCCGACGCCCTCCACCACGGCGCCCTCCGGCAACGGCGACGGCCGCCGCGCCCGCACCTCCACCGACCCCTCCGGCACCGACCTGTGGCGGCGCTTCCGGGTGCCGCTGCTGCTGGTCGCCGGCATCGTGCTGGTCGCGGTCGGCGGCGCCCTGCTCCAGGACAGCGACCGCGCCCCCCTGGACCCCCGCTCCCCCGCGCCCGAGGGCACCATGGCCCTGGCCGAACTGCTGCGCGACCGCGGAGTCACCGTCGAGGTGGCCGAGTCGGCCATCGACGCCGCCGACGCGCTGCGGCCCGGCAGCACGCTCGTCGTCGCCGACCCCTTCCTGGTCTTCCCCGAGCAGGCCGAGCTGCTGCGCCAGGCCGGCGCCGGCACCACCGGGCGGCTGGTGCTGCTGGAGCCGGACGACTACTCGCTGCCCGTCTTCACCGACGAGATCAGCGCGGGCTTCGACTACCACGACACCCAGGACCTCCAGCCGGAGTGCGAGCTGACCGCGGCGCGCTCCGCCGGCGCGCTCTCCGCCGGCGGCTACGGCTACACGACCACCGCCGACGGCGCCGATGCCTGCTACCCGCTGGGCGGGGCGGACGCCTCCTGGCTGCTGCGCGTGCCCACCGACGCCGACAGCGCACCGGGCCTGCCCCAGGCCAGCGCCGAGACGGCCGGCGACGGCACCGTGCTCGCCGCCGCCCCCACCCCGCCGCGCGCCCCCGGCGACGCCCCGGAGGGCGACCTCGTCGTCCTCGGCAGCTCCGCCCCGCTCACCAACGACGCCCTCGACGAAGCCGGCAACGCGGCCCTCGCCCTCAACGTGCTCGGCGGCGGCGACCGGGTCGTCTGGTACATGCCGCAGCTCAGCGAACTGACCGAGTACACCGGCGGCCAGGGCCAGGAGGGCTTCTTCTCCCTGCTGCCGGCCGGCTGGCGCTGGGGCCTGGTCCAGCTCGGCGTGGCCGTGCTACTGCTCGCCCTGTGGCGGGCCCGCCGCCTCGGTCCCGTCGTCACCGAACAACTCCCGGCGGTGGTCCGCGCCGCCGAGGCCACCGAGGGCCGCGCCCGCCTCTACGAACGGGCCCACGCCGGCGACCGCGCCGCCGACGCGCTGCGGCGCTCGGCCCGGCACCGGCTCGCCCCGATGCTGCGCATCGGCGGCACACAGGCGGACGACCCCACCGTCGTCGTCCCCGCGGTCAGCGGACGCACCACCGGGCGCCACCCCGGGCAGGTGCACGACCTGCTCTTCGGGCCCCCGCCCACCGATCCCAAGGCGCTGGTCCGCCTGGCAGATGAACTCGACGCACTCGTGAGAGAGGTACGCAGCTCGTGA
- a CDS encoding DUF58 domain-containing protein, whose translation MALTGRTVLLALLGSLVVGLLLPSLTGVLVMAGVVVLGVLVDLLLAAPVRGLRLQRAGATQVRLGETADVSLLISNPSGRTLRGELRDAWPPSSWPEGTPPSVSRHTIEVPGQERRRVTTRLQPIRRGDRRAHRVTVRSVGPLGLAARQGSHVVPWSVRVTPPFTSRKHLPSRLARLRDLDGRASVMLRGQGTEFDSLREYVPGDDVRSIDWRATARGRTVAVRTWRPERDRHVLIVLDTGRVSAGRVGDAPRLDAAMDAALLLAALATRAGDRVDLLAHDRRTRASVQSGNAATALPAMVEALAGLEPELVESDPRSMVAAIRRRARRRSLVVLLTGLETAPVEEGLLPVLPALTSRHEVVVAAVSDPRVDEMAAARGTLHDIYEAAAAERTRAERRRVEAMLGRCGVTVVDRSPEELPPALADTYLALKAAGRL comes from the coding sequence ATGGCCCTGACCGGACGTACCGTCCTCCTCGCGCTGCTCGGCAGCCTGGTCGTGGGCCTGCTGCTGCCCAGCCTGACCGGGGTGCTGGTGATGGCCGGGGTCGTGGTGCTGGGCGTGCTGGTCGACCTGCTGCTCGCCGCGCCGGTACGCGGGCTGCGCCTGCAGCGCGCGGGCGCCACCCAGGTGCGGCTCGGCGAGACGGCCGACGTCTCGCTGCTCATCTCCAACCCCTCGGGTCGTACCCTCCGCGGCGAGCTGCGCGACGCCTGGCCGCCCAGCTCGTGGCCGGAGGGCACCCCGCCCAGCGTCTCCCGGCACACCATCGAGGTGCCCGGGCAGGAGCGACGCCGCGTCACCACCCGCCTCCAGCCCATCCGGCGGGGCGACCGGCGCGCCCACCGGGTCACCGTCCGGTCCGTCGGCCCGCTGGGCCTCGCGGCGCGTCAGGGCTCCCACGTGGTGCCGTGGAGCGTGCGGGTCACCCCGCCCTTCACCAGCCGCAAGCACCTGCCGTCCCGGCTGGCCCGGCTGCGCGACCTGGACGGGCGGGCGTCCGTCATGCTGCGCGGGCAGGGCACCGAGTTCGACTCGCTGCGCGAGTACGTCCCCGGCGACGACGTGCGATCCATCGACTGGCGGGCCACGGCCCGCGGCCGCACGGTCGCGGTGCGGACCTGGCGGCCGGAGCGGGACCGGCACGTGCTGATAGTCCTCGACACCGGACGCGTCAGCGCCGGCCGGGTGGGCGACGCTCCCCGGCTCGACGCCGCCATGGACGCCGCCCTGCTGCTCGCCGCGCTCGCCACCAGGGCCGGGGACCGGGTGGACCTGCTCGCGCACGACCGGCGCACCCGCGCCTCCGTGCAGAGCGGCAACGCCGCCACCGCGCTCCCCGCCATGGTGGAGGCGCTCGCCGGCCTGGAGCCGGAGCTCGTCGAGTCCGACCCGCGGTCCATGGTCGCCGCCATCCGCCGCAGGGCCCGCCGCCGTTCCCTCGTCGTCCTCCTCACGGGGCTGGAGACGGCGCCGGTGGAGGAGGGCCTCCTTCCGGTCCTGCCCGCCCTCACCTCGCGGCACGAGGTCGTCGTGGCCGCCGTCAGCGACCCCAGGGTGGACGAGATGGCCGCGGCCCGCGGCACCCTGCACGACATCTACGAGGCGGCGGCTGCCGAACGCACCCGCGCCGAGCGCCGCCGCGTGGAGGCGATGCTGGGCCGCTGCGGAGTCACCGTGGTCGACCGCTCTCCCGAGGAACTGCCGCCCGCCCTGGCCGACACCTACCTCGCCCTGAAGGCTGCTGGCCGCCTCTGA
- a CDS encoding DUF4129 domain-containing protein, translated as MLVSTAPLAPPATWTSLVTLAPGAASPGPSAPPLDIDGETAREAARDELSRAVYQDARPGPIEQAWEWFWERVAELLDATASAAPGGWVGVVTLLVIALLAIVALRLRLGRMRAQPRSAQPLLGGVARSAAEHRAAAERHAAAGAWPEAVGERMRAIARALHERALLDDRPGRTATEIARDAAAQLPQAADALAEAARIFDGVRYGGRTATAENYATMRALDDQIAAARPMAAAAGTAPAGWAVPSAAVPAAPGGAGTLTTRGPQ; from the coding sequence GTGCTGGTATCGACGGCCCCGCTCGCGCCTCCGGCCACGTGGACCTCACTCGTCACGCTGGCACCGGGCGCGGCATCGCCCGGCCCCAGCGCCCCCCCGCTGGACATCGACGGGGAGACCGCCCGCGAGGCCGCCCGGGACGAGCTGTCCCGGGCCGTCTACCAGGACGCCCGCCCCGGCCCGATCGAGCAGGCCTGGGAGTGGTTCTGGGAGCGGGTCGCCGAACTGCTCGACGCCACCGCCTCCGCCGCCCCCGGCGGCTGGGTCGGCGTCGTCACCCTCCTGGTGATCGCCCTGCTCGCCATCGTCGCGCTGCGCCTGCGCCTGGGCCGGATGCGCGCCCAGCCGCGCAGCGCCCAGCCGCTGCTCGGCGGGGTGGCCCGCAGCGCGGCCGAGCACCGCGCCGCCGCCGAGCGCCACGCGGCCGCCGGCGCCTGGCCGGAGGCCGTCGGCGAACGCATGCGGGCCATCGCCCGCGCCCTGCACGAACGGGCGCTGCTGGACGACCGCCCCGGCCGCACCGCCACCGAGATCGCCCGGGACGCCGCCGCCCAGCTCCCGCAGGCCGCCGACGCGCTCGCCGAGGCCGCCCGGATCTTCGACGGCGTGCGCTACGGCGGCCGCACCGCCACCGCGGAGAACTACGCCACCATGCGCGCCCTCGACGACCAGATCGCCGCCGCCCGGCCGATGGCCGCCGCGGCCGGCACCGCCCCGGCCGGCTGGGCCGTCCCTTCCGCCGCAGTGCCCGCAGCGCCCGGCGGCGCCGGCACACTCACCACCCGGGGGCCCCAGTGA
- a CDS encoding DUF7544 domain-containing protein — MTDTPGWASPGGGPGERPPTNPGAPGAGPPADRAPSEGPGHAPGTPPGGPGAATSGQWSGQQPPPSGWGPAPGDPAPGGPAAGPGGWNTTGWNPAAWQQGGAPGGGWGAAPTPPSPKPGIIPLRPLGVGEILDGTITAMRRHWRTVLGISFVVSVLSAGLQLAVMWFGLRDFLALSTQDPTQTEDLDEVMGMLGGATAGALVAVAVSLIATAIASGLLTVVISRAVLGRDTTIGEAWRDAAPQVFRLLGLTLLTSLITYGAFLVGMLPTIGIPVALAAADAPVALTVITALVFGLGTVAVSVWLYVKLLLAVPALMLEKQGVGRALSRSWRLTRRSWWRLFGIFLLSYVLAGIVAELIAVIPSLVGTIMLDPASFAFMALQQAATALATAITMPIIAGVTVLLYVDQRIRREALDLELARTAGVPLHEGPQPPAGPGTPGPGHGPTWAG, encoded by the coding sequence ATGACCGACACCCCGGGCTGGGCCTCACCAGGCGGCGGCCCCGGCGAGCGGCCGCCGACGAACCCCGGCGCGCCCGGCGCCGGCCCGCCCGCCGACCGCGCACCATCCGAGGGACCCGGTCACGCGCCCGGCACCCCCCCGGGCGGCCCCGGTGCCGCCACCAGCGGACAGTGGTCCGGCCAGCAGCCCCCGCCGAGCGGCTGGGGCCCGGCACCGGGAGACCCCGCGCCGGGAGGCCCCGCCGCGGGCCCGGGCGGCTGGAACACCACGGGCTGGAACCCGGCCGCGTGGCAGCAGGGCGGCGCGCCCGGCGGCGGTTGGGGGGCGGCCCCCACCCCGCCCAGCCCCAAGCCGGGCATCATCCCGCTGCGCCCGCTCGGCGTCGGCGAGATCCTCGACGGCACCATCACCGCGATGCGCCGGCACTGGCGCACCGTCCTCGGCATCTCCTTCGTGGTCTCGGTGCTCTCCGCCGGCCTGCAGTTGGCAGTCATGTGGTTCGGCCTGCGCGACTTCCTGGCGCTGAGCACGCAGGACCCCACGCAGACGGAGGACCTCGACGAGGTCATGGGCATGCTGGGCGGTGCCACCGCCGGCGCGCTGGTGGCCGTGGCGGTCTCGCTGATCGCCACCGCGATCGCCAGCGGCCTGCTCACCGTGGTGATCAGCCGGGCGGTGCTCGGCCGCGACACCACCATCGGCGAGGCCTGGCGCGACGCCGCCCCGCAGGTGTTCCGGCTGCTCGGCCTCACCCTGCTGACCTCACTGATCACCTACGGCGCGTTCCTGGTCGGCATGCTGCCCACCATCGGCATCCCGGTGGCGCTGGCCGCCGCCGACGCCCCGGTGGCCCTCACGGTGATCACCGCCCTGGTGTTCGGCCTCGGTACCGTCGCCGTCAGCGTCTGGCTGTACGTCAAACTGCTGCTGGCGGTCCCCGCGCTGATGCTGGAGAAGCAGGGCGTGGGCCGGGCGCTGTCCCGCAGCTGGCGGCTGACCCGCCGCTCCTGGTGGCGGCTGTTCGGCATCTTCCTGCTCAGCTACGTGCTGGCCGGGATCGTCGCCGAGCTCATCGCCGTGATACCCAGCCTGGTGGGGACGATCATGCTGGATCCGGCGTCCTTCGCCTTCATGGCCCTGCAGCAGGCGGCGACCGCACTGGCCACCGCCATCACCATGCCGATCATCGCCGGCGTCACCGTGCTGCTCTACGTCGACCAGCGCATCCGGCGCGAGGCGCTCGACCTGGAGCTGGCCCGCACCGCCGGCGTGCCGCTGCACGAGGGCCCGCAGCCGCCGGCCGGCCCCGGCACGCCCGGCCCCGGACACGGCCCCACCTGGGCAGGCTGA